A portion of the Chryseobacterium tructae genome contains these proteins:
- a CDS encoding IS3 family transposase yields MIFTCGLLGLNRQIYYRSIKRTKVCKNRASEVVKLVESIRVKMPRLGGRKLYFMLQKSLSSIKVGRDKFFDILRANHLLIAPRKNYHVTTNSHHRFRKHKNLILDYQITKPNQVWVADITYIGDRRNPSYLSLITDAYSKKIVGHFVADNLNTESSLMALKRALKKHKGMAGSLIHHSDRGLQYCSNEYQNVLQKHQLKCSMTQNSDPYENAVAERVNGILKHEFNIDRHHINHALRRKLVEESIEIYNELRPHFSNYYLTPNQMHKQSEIKMRTYKNKNQSKKNFALV; encoded by the coding sequence TTGATTTTTACTTGTGGATTGTTAGGGTTAAATAGACAAATCTATTATAGAAGTATCAAGCGTACAAAAGTTTGTAAGAATAGGGCTTCAGAGGTTGTAAAGCTGGTAGAGAGTATTCGTGTTAAAATGCCCAGATTAGGAGGCAGGAAACTATATTTTATGTTACAAAAATCACTAAGTTCTATCAAAGTGGGAAGAGATAAATTTTTTGATATCCTAAGAGCCAATCACTTATTGATTGCTCCCAGGAAAAATTATCATGTTACTACCAACTCCCATCATCGCTTCAGAAAGCACAAAAATTTGATTCTGGACTATCAGATAACAAAACCCAACCAGGTTTGGGTTGCCGATATTACTTATATAGGAGACAGAAGAAATCCAAGCTATTTAAGCTTAATAACTGACGCTTATTCTAAGAAAATAGTGGGACATTTTGTAGCAGATAATTTAAATACAGAGAGTAGTCTTATGGCATTGAAAAGAGCTTTAAAGAAACATAAAGGTATGGCGGGATCCTTAATCCATCATTCTGATCGTGGCTTACAATACTGCTCGAATGAATACCAGAACGTTTTGCAAAAGCATCAATTAAAATGTAGTATGACACAAAATTCCGATCCTTATGAAAATGCAGTAGCGGAGAGAGTGAATGGCATTTTAAAGCACGAATTTAATATTGACAGGCATCATATAAACCATGCTTTAAGAAGAAAGTTAGTAGAGGAATCCATCGAAATTTACAATGAGCTGCGTCCTCATTTTTCAAATTACTATCTAACCCCAAACCAGATGCATAAGCAGTCAGAAATTAAAATGAGAACTTATAAAAATAAAAACCAAAGCAAAAAAAACTTTGCTCTGGTTTAA
- a CDS encoding RHS repeat-associated core domain-containing protein: protein MQNRNSFLKIRLIVKTTSNQPSLVGTWTLDFVPTAEGFYSFTENRYIYQYKDHLGNIRVSFAKNTAGILGITDTNNYYPFGLNHIGGEKGVLGGYKNYKYNGKELQETGMYDYGARMYMPDIGRWGVIDPLAEKMRRHSPYNYAWDNPIMFIDPDGMFATPPDDYLDVNGRYLGSDGAATKRKSY from the coding sequence ATGCAGAACAGAAACAGCTTTTTGAAGATCAGGCTTATCGTAAAAACGACTAGCAATCAACCCTCTCTTGTTGGAACTTGGACACTGGATTTTGTTCCTACTGCAGAAGGCTTTTACAGTTTTACAGAAAATCGCTATATTTACCAGTATAAGGATCATTTGGGAAATATCCGGGTAAGCTTTGCCAAAAACACTGCAGGCATTCTTGGAATTACAGATACTAATAACTATTACCCCTTTGGGCTAAACCATATAGGAGGGGAGAAAGGAGTGCTAGGAGGCTATAAGAATTATAAGTACAACGGCAAGGAATTGCAGGAGACTGGGATGTATGATTATGGGGCGAGGATGTACATGCCGGATATTGGAAGATGGGGAGTTATAGATCCACTAGCAGAGAAGATGAGAAGGCATAGTCCTTATAATTATGCTTGGGATAATCCAATTATGTTTATTGATCCGGATGGAATGTTTGCCACGCCACCTGATGATTATTTAGATGTTAATGGTAGGTATTTAGGAAGTGATGGTGCTGCAACTAAACGTAAGAGTTATTAA
- a CDS encoding DUF6443 domain-containing protein, which yields MKKLIIPIGTLLLMGTIKAQVQLPSGLASSANENYVYTRTYLEEKSQSDPAAKQAQSVQYFDGLGRPKQMVNVKASPQGKDVVMHFEYDQFGRQVKDYLPIPQGGTLNGAITPNPLSNVTISYGSEKIYSEKVVEKSPLDRILQQVQPGNDWVNKPVGFSYEANLANEVYQYTTKTIWENGATKSELSLSPATTYAPGTLYKNTVTDEDGNPTVEFKNGRGQTLMVRKVNSTENADTYYVYNEYDQLAFVIPPKAVNKGTAESLLNDLCYQYRYDSRNRLVEKKLPGKGWEFMVYDKADRLILTQDAVMAPKGKWLLTKYDVFGRVIYTGVLASTAKRAVLQDLIKDLVITEPRSAQGFTRNGMTIYYVNNYFMVDTETILSVNYYDTYPGYNFNPSFPSTIQGVPTLTETLSPEGRSTKGLSVMSIVKNIEDDNWTKNYTYYDTKGRAIGTYSINHLGGYTKTESKLDFAGVAQTVITKHKRLETDPERVITENFEYDHQNRLLVHKHQVDSNPIEILTQNAYNELSQLESKKVGGASLGSSLQQVDYKYNIRGWMTQINDPSNLNGKLFGYEIKYTNPVNPLYATARYNGNIAEIDWNTSNDNVLKRYTYDYYTDNKLKFGHYSEPWATAPQNSFYSEYIIYDLNGNISQLYRNAKNSSTGSAMQVDNLTYTYAGNRLQTVTDSTQNTAGYEGGGNIIEYDLNGSMTNMKDKGIQNIVYNYLNLPDRIAIQQANTLGGITTTDISHLYRADGVKS from the coding sequence ATGAAAAAACTTATAATCCCCATAGGAACCCTTCTATTGATGGGTACTATAAAAGCCCAGGTTCAGCTGCCCAGTGGCTTAGCGAGCTCAGCCAATGAAAATTATGTGTATACCAGAACCTATCTGGAGGAGAAGAGCCAGAGTGATCCTGCGGCTAAACAAGCTCAGAGTGTTCAGTATTTTGATGGCTTGGGAAGACCTAAGCAAATGGTAAATGTAAAAGCATCTCCCCAAGGAAAAGATGTGGTTATGCATTTCGAATATGATCAGTTTGGGAGGCAGGTAAAAGATTATTTACCCATTCCTCAGGGAGGAACACTGAATGGAGCAATTACTCCTAATCCTTTATCTAATGTTACAATCTCTTATGGCTCAGAAAAGATCTATTCTGAGAAAGTAGTGGAAAAATCTCCCTTGGACAGAATCTTGCAACAGGTTCAGCCAGGTAACGACTGGGTGAATAAGCCTGTAGGATTTTCATATGAAGCCAATCTGGCCAATGAAGTATACCAATATACAACCAAGACAATATGGGAAAACGGAGCCACTAAAAGCGAGCTAAGTTTGTCTCCTGCTACAACTTATGCTCCCGGAACATTGTATAAGAATACTGTCACAGATGAAGATGGAAATCCAACGGTAGAATTCAAAAATGGGCGAGGTCAAACTCTGATGGTAAGAAAGGTGAATTCTACTGAAAATGCAGATACCTACTATGTGTATAATGAGTATGATCAGTTAGCCTTTGTCATTCCTCCTAAGGCGGTAAACAAAGGAACCGCAGAATCATTACTTAATGATCTCTGTTATCAATATCGTTATGACAGCAGAAACCGTCTGGTAGAAAAGAAATTACCTGGTAAAGGCTGGGAATTTATGGTGTATGATAAAGCTGATAGACTGATCCTCACGCAGGATGCCGTAATGGCACCCAAAGGCAAATGGCTTCTCACAAAATATGATGTTTTTGGAAGAGTAATTTATACAGGAGTTTTAGCATCTACTGCCAAAAGAGCTGTTTTACAAGATCTGATTAAAGACTTAGTCATTACAGAGCCTCGCAGTGCTCAAGGGTTTACCAGAAATGGAATGACGATTTATTATGTCAATAATTATTTCATGGTAGATACAGAAACTATTTTAAGTGTCAATTATTATGATACGTATCCCGGTTACAATTTTAATCCTTCATTTCCATCCACCATTCAGGGCGTGCCTACTTTAACGGAAACGTTATCACCAGAAGGAAGAAGTACCAAAGGACTTTCTGTGATGAGTATAGTTAAAAACATTGAAGATGACAACTGGACGAAGAATTATACCTATTATGATACCAAAGGAAGAGCGATAGGAACGTATTCGATCAATCATTTGGGTGGGTATACGAAGACAGAATCCAAACTGGATTTTGCCGGGGTAGCTCAAACCGTTATTACCAAACATAAAAGACTGGAAACAGATCCTGAAAGAGTGATCACAGAAAATTTTGAATATGATCATCAGAACAGATTGTTGGTTCACAAACATCAGGTAGATTCTAATCCTATAGAAATCCTTACCCAGAATGCATATAATGAACTTTCCCAGTTGGAATCTAAAAAAGTAGGTGGAGCTTCTTTAGGTTCTTCTCTTCAACAAGTTGACTATAAATATAATATCAGAGGCTGGATGACTCAGATTAATGATCCTTCGAATCTGAATGGGAAGTTATTTGGCTATGAAATAAAATACACTAATCCTGTTAACCCCCTCTATGCAACAGCAAGATATAATGGGAATATCGCAGAAATTGATTGGAATACCTCCAATGATAATGTATTGAAAAGATATACCTATGATTATTATACAGATAATAAACTAAAGTTTGGACATTACTCTGAGCCTTGGGCTACAGCTCCCCAAAACAGCTTTTACAGTGAATATATTATATACGATCTGAACGGAAATATCAGCCAATTATATCGTAATGCTAAAAATTCCTCTACTGGATCGGCAATGCAGGTAGATAATCTTACGTATACCTACGCTGGAAACAGATTGCAGACAGTAACAGACAGTACCCAAAATACTGCAGGCTATGAAGGTGGTGGTAATATTATTGAGTATGACCTGAATGGAAGTATGACCAATATGAAGGATAAAGGAATTCAAAATATTGTTTACAACTATCTGAATCTTCCTGATAGAATTGCCATTCAGCAAGCTAATACTTTAGGGGGGATAACGACTACAGATATTAGCCATCTTTATCGGGCAGACGGAGTAAAAAGTTAG